A genomic segment from Clostridia bacterium encodes:
- a CDS encoding HAD family hydrolase, translating to MGNYELFQQIKAYFIDFDRTLVNSVGIEKKALIATLKALNVYQPGMEIEHQNSFKDMIKNLNEKYNLNLDFDTVDKEFVRQALPLYEKECELKNGAYEFWLWARENHKRIYIITLNELEFVEAVLKRYGLAADGIYTRRTTGIHKRDGALFLYAFSDTGYEPSNCAVIEDYPYYIVTIKDSGCKIIGMFDGQPEDEVDLLYDISDVFIKDFRELIV from the coding sequence ATGGGAAACTACGAATTATTTCAGCAGATAAAAGCTTATTTTATTGACTTTGATAGAACTTTGGTTAATTCTGTCGGCATAGAAAAAAAGGCTTTGATTGCCACCTTAAAAGCACTAAATGTTTATCAACCTGGCATGGAAATAGAGCATCAAAACAGTTTTAAGGATATGATAAAAAATCTTAATGAAAAATATAACCTTAATCTTGATTTTGATACTGTTGATAAAGAGTTTGTTCGTCAGGCTTTGCCGCTATATGAAAAAGAATGTGAGTTAAAAAACGGTGCTTATGAGTTTTGGCTATGGGCAAGAGAAAATCATAAGCGCATATATATTATTACACTTAATGAATTAGAATTTGTTGAGGCAGTTTTAAAAAGATATGGATTGGCTGCAGACGGGATTTATACAAGACGGACTACCGGAATACATAAGCGTGACGGGGCTTTGTTTTTGTATGCATTTTCGGATACAGGCTATGAACCTTCCAACTGTGCAGTCATAGAAGATTATCCATATTATATAGTTACCATCAAGGATTCTGGCTGCAAAATAATCGGCATGTTTGACGGGCAGCCAGAAGATGAAGTCGATCTTTTGTATGATATATCAGATGTTTTTATCAAGGATTTTCGAGAGCTGATTGTTTAG
- the spoIIID gene encoding sporulation transcriptional regulator SpoIIID, protein MREYIIQRAIELGKYFVKTKKTVREAAKVFNISKSTVHKDITERLQDIDTDLFEEVRKILDFNLSERHLRGGLATKSKFLKAKQSALENP, encoded by the coding sequence ATGAGAGAGTATATTATTCAGCGAGCAATCGAATTGGGAAAATATTTTGTAAAGACCAAAAAGACCGTTAGAGAAGCTGCCAAAGTCTTCAATATCAGCAAATCCACTGTTCATAAAGATATAACCGAAAGATTACAGGATATTGATACCGACCTTTTTGAAGAGGTAAGAAAAATCCTGGATTTTAATTTATCCGAAAGGCACTTGCGCGGAGGGCTTGCCACCAAATCAAAGTTTTTAAAGGCTAAACAATCAGCTCTCGAAAATCCTTGA